A stretch of DNA from Synechococcus sp. JA-3-3Ab:
CCGTTGCAGCAGTTGCTGACACCGACGTCGTGTACTGCGTGTGCCCTTGCTGGCCTTGCGTTGGAGAACCCCTCTCAAACGGGAGTAGTGGTCTCTGACCTGGTTCAACTGCTGTCCATTCCAGTTATCTCCCTCAGAGGTGTGGGCAATATCTCTCCTACCCAAGTCCACACCAATGGCCTTGACGGCGTGCTCCGGCTCCGGCACCTCAGACTCCACGCCAATCTGGATGGAGTAGGAGCCGCCTTGGCGCTTGACCAACGTGGCTGCTTTGGGATTTGAACCCGCTAGCAGGCCGCGCTGGTAGTGACCTATATCCAGTTCAAAGCGTTCCCGTCCCTCAACGGTGGTCAGCGACACCGTCCAGTCCTTCTCACGGAACGAGAAGATGCGGGCATCGTAGGTAACAAAGCCAGACTTGAACGCCTTGACTGGACGGTTTTTCTGCTGGGCAACCTTGCGGGCACCGGCTAACCTTCTGCACACCTGTTGTGCCAGGTTGCTGGATAGTCCGAAGCGGGTACGAATCTCGCGGTAGCAGAGAGATTGGAGCTTGACGGCGTTGACTATCTTCTCTGGTGTGTTCTCATTCACGCAGTTCAGTGCCTTTGCGAAGGCATCCAGGGTCGCATCCAGCTTGGCGGCTTGCGACACAGACACCTTGAGTTTGCAGGAGATAGTCAGGACTTGGGCCATGTCACGATTATACGTCGTCCGCATTCCTCCCGACCCTGACCGGCACGGCCCCCGGCCCCCCAGTCCCCCCGTATACGGGGGGATATAGGGGGGTACAGGGCGGGGCTCCTGCGGTTTCTAGCTGACTATACCAAAACTGGGATCCCTCTTTTGGCCATATCCGTCGGGGCAGCCATGGACGAATGAACTACCCAGATACGGACTGCATTCGGAAAGGGTTGAAGTCGGTTGCCACGTCAAAGTAGTCTTCCTGTTCTTGCTGCTTCAGCCAGCCGGTGATGACATAGGTCAGGGGCGTACAGACCGCCTCAACGGCACACTTGAACACGTAGTTGGAGACAATGAGGCTCATCAGACCGGGAAACACCCCCCAGAAGGCGATGAGAATAAACAGGCCCGTATCCACCGCCTGGCCCACCAGGGTGGAGCTGATGGTGCGTGTCCACAGCCAGCGTCCCCGCGTCCACACCTTCAGGCGGGCCAGCACATAGGCATTGGCAAAGCTGCCGCTCCAGTAGGCAATTAGGCTGGCCAGTACAATGCGCGGGGTAAGGCCGAGAATCTGTTTGTAGGCTTCCTGGTAGGGCCAGTCGGGGGCTGCCGGCAGGGATCCCACGATCATCAAGGTCGCCGACATCAGGGCCGCCGAGATAAATCCCAGCCAGATCACCCGCCGCGAGCGGGCATAGCCGTAGACCTCCGTGAGGATGTCGCCGAAAATGTAGCTGAGGGGAAAAAGGACGGTGCCGCCATCGAACGTAAACGGCCCCAAGAGCACGATCTTGGTGGAGGCGATGTTGGAGATCAGCAGCACAGCCACAAACAGGGCCGTCACCGCATCCAGGTGCCGATAGGCGCGCTCAAAAACCCTCTCAGACATCAGGATCCCCCCAACAGCTTGCGGATGTGCTTTAGCTCCTTGACGATCAAGGCCAAGCCCTGGCTGTGCCGTTCCACCTCGCTGGTGAGTTTACGGATCTGCTCTTCCAGGTTAGCGCTGTGGGATTCCTGACGCTCCAGGCGCTGGTTGAGATCAGAAAGCCGCGTCACCACTTCCCGCTGGATAAGGTTTTCCGTACCTTGGATGAGCAGCGTCTCGATGGCGGTGAGCTTGTTCAAGAGCAACTGAGTGTTGGTTTCCGATCCCGGCTCTGCTGCCGCCGCAGGAGCTACTTGCAGGGCCTTTTGAATGCGAGCCAGAAGAGCCTCCGCCTCAAACGGCTTTTCAATAAAATCGAAATCGACAAAAGGCTCAGGGACGCGGGCTGTTACCTGCTCTTTCATCCCCGACATGATGATGACAGGGGTATTCTTCAGGCTCTCTT
This window harbors:
- a CDS encoding RNA-guided endonuclease InsQ/TnpB family protein, producing the protein MAQVLTISCKLKVSVSQAAKLDATLDAFAKALNCVNENTPEKIVNAVKLQSLCYREIRTRFGLSSNLAQQVCRRLAGARKVAQQKNRPVKAFKSGFVTYDARIFSFREKDWTVSLTTVEGRERFELDIGHYQRGLLAGSNPKAATLVKRQGGSYSIQIGVESEVPEPEHAVKAIGVDLGRRDIAHTSEGDNWNGQQLNQVRDHYSRLRGVLQRKASKGTRSTRRRCQQLLQRLSGRERRFQTWVNHCISKSIVARALATHRFIALEDLTGIRERVNRQPRSKTERRRANSWAFYQLRQFVHYKAMRAGVKVVVVSPAYSSQTCHQCLWIGQREGKHFRCVNPACGWEGDADLNGANGIALLGVAVNQPPSIPPPPCPRIRGVGGLEGGAVGAG
- a CDS encoding queuosine precursor transporter encodes the protein MSERVFERAYRHLDAVTALFVAVLLISNIASTKIVLLGPFTFDGGTVLFPLSYIFGDILTEVYGYARSRRVIWLGFISAALMSATLMIVGSLPAAPDWPYQEAYKQILGLTPRIVLASLIAYWSGSFANAYVLARLKVWTRGRWLWTRTISSTLVGQAVDTGLFILIAFWGVFPGLMSLIVSNYVFKCAVEAVCTPLTYVITGWLKQQEQEDYFDVATDFNPFRMQSVSG
- a CDS encoding response regulator; protein product: MTAKTVLVIDDSIMIRKMVASILADQFQVLEAKDGLAGLEAAKKHHPDLILLDFVMPKMDGYDTLQAIRQEESLKNTPVIIMSGMKEQVTARVPEPFVDFDFIEKPFEAEALLARIQKALQVAPAAAAEPGSETNTQLLLNKLTAIETLLIQGTENLIQREVVTRLSDLNQRLERQESHSANLEEQIRKLTSEVERHSQGLALIVKELKHIRKLLGGS